The Desulfonatronum sp. SC1 genomic interval TCTGCCGTCGGTCCACGTGGCCCATACCAGGTTTGCGCCGGTCAGGTTGGCTCCGGAGAGGTTTGCGCCGTCCAGGTTGGCCTGATGCAGATTTGCGCGGGTCAGGTTGGCCCCGGAGAGGTTTGCCCCAGGCAACTGCGCCCCGAACAAATTGGCCCCCGCCAAATTCGCCCCGGACAAATCCGCCCCATACAGCAATGCTCCGGACAGGTCGCAGCCACTGCACGCATTCGTGTCCAGCAGCTTGTCCAGATCCTCTTGCTTCCACGCCCCGGCCGACCCGATGGTCAGCAGGCAACCCAGCGCCGCCATAGCCGTTACCGCCCAAATCTTTCTGCTCCAGATGTTCATGAGAAACCTCCGTGGTTGAATGATGATGTTCTTCTGTTATAATGCACGATCCATGCTAAAAAAATAAATAATTCCAGTATTTTTGTAAAAAGCGCCAGCCAGTTTAAGCTCCACTGTTTGCACTCATTTTGTTGGCGCTGGTAATAAAAATTTTATGATTTAACATGTTGGGTTGTGTTTGGTAGCTACGTCAACAATATCAACAATATTGGCGAGACAACGCTTCAGCGGTACTCAATTTTTCCTTTTTCGAAGAGCATTGCGCAGGCCTGTCCTTGACTCACCCCGGCATATAGGTCGAGGCCTACTAAAGGAAAGCCGTGCAATGGCGAGTTGATCCCTGTGCCGTTTATTTCCTTTTTGCACAAAAATTTGGCACCTATATCATTTTGATGAAGCATTGATTCGCATATATACCGCAAGTCATTAGCTCTTTGGTCCGCTATCCAGTAATTGACCGTGATCTTATACCACTCGCCCCAATTCAGACCAAAGCCATACGTATCATTCACGATGACCTCGCAGTTGATTGTGTTGTCAGGTCCGCCAGACCAGTGCTGGCTATACGCCTCGCCGGACATGACCAGCCCTGTCAGGCAAAGCATAAAGGCCAGTGCTGCTTTTCCGAAAAATAGTCTCCACATTTTCATGA includes:
- a CDS encoding pentapeptide repeat-containing protein encodes the protein MNIWSRKIWAVTAMAALGCLLTIGSAGAWKQEDLDKLLDTNACSGCDLSGALLYGADLSGANLAGANLFGAQLPGANLSGANLTRANLHQANLDGANLSGANLTGANLVWATWTDGRQCTNESIGECK